A section of the bacterium genome encodes:
- the rpsT gene encoding 30S ribosomal protein S20, with protein sequence MAKRTKSGLKRKRQDLKRAVRNQAIRSEVKTLVKDARTAEQPGGDSLRAAISALDAAARKGIMHPNAAARKKSRLMRWAGSQGRATATA encoded by the coding sequence GTGGCAAAGCGCACGAAGTCCGGCCTGAAGCGGAAACGTCAGGATCTCAAGCGCGCGGTCCGCAATCAGGCGATCCGGTCCGAGGTGAAGACGCTCGTCAAAGACGCCCGCACGGCGGAGCAGCCGGGCGGCGACTCGCTGCGCGCGGCCATCAGCGCGCTCGACGCGGCGGCCCGCAAGGGCATCATGCACCCGAACGCGGCGGCACGGAAGAAGTCGCGCCTGATGCGCTGGGCCGGATCGCAGGGGCGGGCAACGGCGACCGCGTAG
- a CDS encoding ABC transporter permease yields MARYIARRLVALLPILLGVSAVAFLIVHLIPGDPATVYVGEHATPGAIERVQHEFGLDKPLPVQYGIYLWNVLHGDFGESLDSHRKVVAEYRPRFPATVELTLGALTVALCVGIPIGVLSAAKPNSIFDRLGMVVALGGVSIPVFWLALMLIYVFSIYVHVLPTSGQLDVNTSLQSITGIAVLDGLLTANWAASGDALKHLILPSVTVGSIPTAIIARMTRASMLDALHQDYIRTARAKGLTGGAVVLMHGLRNALLPVVTVVGLQFGSFLTGAVLTETLFSWPGVGRFMYDSILFRDYPVILAGILFFSLFFVLVNLTVDVFYAFLDPRIRYV; encoded by the coding sequence ATGGCCCGCTACATCGCCCGCCGCCTCGTCGCCCTGCTGCCGATCCTGCTCGGCGTGTCGGCGGTCGCGTTCTTGATCGTCCACCTCATTCCGGGCGACCCGGCGACGGTCTACGTGGGTGAGCACGCGACCCCCGGCGCGATCGAGCGGGTCCAGCACGAGTTTGGCCTCGACAAGCCGCTGCCGGTGCAGTACGGCATCTACCTCTGGAACGTGCTCCACGGCGACTTCGGCGAGTCGCTCGACAGCCACCGCAAGGTCGTCGCGGAGTACCGCCCCCGCTTTCCCGCGACCGTCGAACTGACCCTCGGCGCCCTGACCGTGGCGCTGTGCGTGGGGATTCCGATCGGGGTGCTGTCCGCGGCCAAGCCCAACTCGATCTTCGACCGGCTCGGCATGGTGGTCGCCCTCGGCGGCGTCTCCATCCCGGTGTTCTGGCTGGCGCTCATGCTGATTTATGTCTTCAGCATCTACGTCCACGTGCTGCCGACCTCGGGACAGCTGGACGTCAACACGTCGCTGCAGTCGATCACGGGCATCGCCGTCCTCGACGGGCTGTTGACCGCCAACTGGGCGGCGTCGGGGGACGCGCTCAAGCACCTCATTCTGCCGAGCGTCACGGTCGGCTCGATTCCAACGGCGATCATCGCCCGGATGACCCGGGCGTCGATGCTCGACGCGCTGCACCAGGACTACATTCGCACCGCCCGCGCGAAGGGCCTCACCGGCGGCGCCGTCGTGCTCATGCACGGCCTGCGCAACGCGCTGCTGCCGGTGGTAACCGTGGTCGGGCTGCAGTTCGGCTCGTTTCTGACCGGCGCCGTGCTCACGGAAACACTCTTCTCGTGGCCCGGGGTCGGACGGTTCATGTACGACTCGATCCTGTTCCGCGACTACCCGGTGATCCTGGCCGGCATCCTGTTCTTCTCGCTCTTCTTCGTGCTGGTCAACCTGACGGTCGACGTGTTCTATGCGTTTCTCGACCCCCGTATCCGTTACGTCTAA
- the hrcA gene encoding heat-inducible transcriptional repressor HrcA, with translation MEPIEGRRREILRIVIDDYIATAEPIGSEAVRERHGLNVSSATVRNEMAVLEDMGFLNQPHTSAGRVPTDRGYRVYVDSLVTEETLPSSEQTRLRETLFLRDEPHRAIARVAQALAAGTEYASVVEAPHLSDQVIRHLHLIPLTPRRALIVVVTDAGVFEGKTVELQAPTAPDECDRLSQEISRRIAGWRLGDLTVRAMDEVIGEVALYRQVVAEVGRLIGDQIVASSRIHTEGQANILKQPEFRDARRAEPVLSALERHDVVTEILHDGGAAPVRITIGAEHRRGEMRDTSVIAATYYVGGRPAGELAIVGPTRMRYGRAISLVRFLADTLGEALGRL, from the coding sequence ATGGAGCCCATCGAGGGCCGGCGGCGCGAGATTCTACGAATTGTCATCGACGACTACATCGCGACCGCCGAGCCGATCGGAAGCGAGGCGGTCCGGGAGCGCCACGGCCTGAACGTCAGTTCGGCGACCGTGCGCAACGAGATGGCCGTCCTGGAAGACATGGGGTTTCTCAATCAGCCGCACACCTCGGCCGGGCGCGTGCCGACCGACCGCGGCTATCGCGTCTACGTCGATTCCCTGGTCACGGAAGAGACGCTGCCGTCGTCCGAGCAGACGCGCCTCCGGGAGACGCTCTTCCTGCGCGACGAGCCTCATCGCGCGATTGCCCGCGTGGCGCAGGCACTGGCCGCGGGCACCGAGTACGCGTCCGTCGTCGAGGCGCCGCATCTCAGCGACCAGGTGATCCGCCACCTGCACCTGATTCCGCTCACGCCGCGGCGCGCCCTCATCGTCGTGGTGACGGACGCCGGTGTGTTCGAGGGCAAGACGGTAGAACTGCAGGCGCCCACCGCGCCGGACGAATGCGACCGGCTGTCGCAGGAGATCAGCCGTCGGATCGCGGGCTGGCGCCTCGGCGACCTGACGGTGCGCGCGATGGACGAGGTGATCGGAGAGGTGGCGCTCTACCGCCAGGTCGTGGCCGAGGTCGGCCGCCTCATCGGTGATCAGATCGTGGCGTCTTCGCGCATCCACACCGAGGGCCAGGCCAACATTCTGAAGCAGCCGGAGTTTCGCGACGCACGCCGCGCCGAGCCGGTGCTGTCCGCGCTCGAGCGCCACGACGTGGTGACGGAGATTCTGCACGACGGTGGCGCCGCGCCGGTGCGGATCACGATCGGCGCCGAGCACCGCCGCGGCGAGATGCGCGACACGAGCGTCATCGCGGCCACCTACTACGTCGGCGGCCGGCCCGCGGGCGAACTCGCGATCGTCGGTCCGACACGCATGCGGTACGGCCGCGCGATCTCGCTGGTCCGGTTTCTCGCCGATACGCTGGGCGAGGCGCTCGGCCGCCTCTAG
- a CDS encoding ABC transporter substrate-binding protein, giving the protein MVTAPQGWRRVATSLGIVAVLIAGMLFVPGSVTGWAAAPTTFIWGKSGDGDSMDSPVSTNGETYEVTTQIFNLLVRAQPGKTDIEPDLATSWQVSPDGLTWTFKLRQGVTFHDGTPFNAEAVKTNFDRWAFKDNPYHEVKGGEYEYWGDFMADSYKEAKVVDPYTVQLILKQPNSPLLQNLTIIAFQIASPASFKQYGGTGVGTHPVGTGPFKFVEWVRDDHVTMVANPSFFRKGLPKVQRLIMRVIKDNSARFLALKAGEVNAIELPNVDDVKAALSDPNLKVGYRPPFNTSWLKINMNDPLMKDIRIRKAIAYAINRPAIVQGLYSGYGAVAGQAMPPGMWGRASSPDPIPYDPAQSKKLLSEAGYPNGFSFDFWYIPVSRPYFPNGKEIGTAIASDLNKVGIRAHLQTEDWATYLKDQKSNKFPLYMAGWIGDNGDPDDWLGFFFPKYDATSARWSYNNPAVFDLINKAKTENSQAKRAAMYAQAMTLISHDLPNIWIAHAKVPILMRKNVEGLIGQPDSNEYMELVYFSK; this is encoded by the coding sequence ATGGTGACAGCGCCACAGGGGTGGAGGCGCGTGGCGACCTCGCTCGGCATCGTTGCCGTCTTGATCGCCGGGATGCTGTTCGTTCCCGGCTCGGTGACGGGCTGGGCCGCGGCCCCCACGACGTTCATCTGGGGCAAGTCCGGGGATGGCGACTCGATGGACAGCCCCGTCAGCACGAACGGCGAAACCTACGAAGTGACGACGCAGATCTTCAACCTGCTGGTCCGCGCGCAACCCGGCAAGACCGACATCGAGCCGGATCTCGCCACCAGCTGGCAGGTATCGCCCGACGGATTGACCTGGACCTTCAAACTCCGCCAGGGCGTGACGTTCCACGACGGGACGCCGTTCAACGCGGAAGCGGTCAAGACCAACTTCGACCGCTGGGCCTTCAAAGACAACCCCTACCATGAGGTCAAGGGCGGCGAGTACGAGTACTGGGGCGACTTCATGGCCGACTCCTACAAAGAGGCCAAAGTCGTCGACCCGTACACGGTGCAGTTGATCCTGAAGCAGCCCAACTCCCCGCTGCTGCAGAACCTCACGATCATCGCGTTCCAGATCGCAAGCCCGGCGTCGTTCAAGCAGTACGGCGGCACGGGCGTCGGCACGCACCCGGTGGGCACCGGCCCGTTCAAGTTCGTGGAGTGGGTGCGCGACGACCACGTTACGATGGTCGCGAACCCCAGCTTCTTCCGCAAAGGCCTCCCGAAGGTGCAGCGCTTGATCATGCGCGTGATCAAGGATAACTCCGCGCGGTTCCTGGCCCTCAAGGCCGGCGAAGTCAACGCCATCGAGCTGCCGAACGTCGACGACGTGAAGGCCGCGTTGAGCGACCCGAACCTGAAGGTCGGCTACCGGCCGCCGTTCAACACCAGCTGGCTCAAGATCAACATGAACGACCCGCTCATGAAGGACATCCGGATCCGCAAGGCGATCGCGTACGCGATCAACAGGCCGGCGATCGTCCAGGGCCTGTACTCCGGGTACGGCGCGGTGGCAGGCCAGGCGATGCCGCCGGGGATGTGGGGCCGCGCCTCCAGCCCCGACCCGATTCCGTACGACCCGGCGCAGTCCAAGAAGCTGCTCTCGGAAGCGGGCTATCCGAACGGGTTCTCCTTCGACTTTTGGTACATCCCGGTGAGCCGGCCGTACTTCCCGAACGGCAAGGAGATCGGCACGGCGATCGCGAGCGACCTCAACAAGGTGGGCATCCGGGCGCACCTTCAAACCGAGGACTGGGCCACCTACCTCAAGGACCAGAAGAGCAACAAGTTCCCGCTGTACATGGCGGGCTGGATCGGCGACAACGGCGATCCGGACGACTGGCTCGGGTTCTTCTTCCCGAAGTACGACGCCACGAGCGCGCGGTGGTCGTACAACAACCCGGCTGTCTTCGACCTGATCAACAAGGCGAAGACCGAGAACAGCCAGGCGAAGCGGGCCGCGATGTACGCGCAGGCCATGACGCTGATCTCCCACGACCTGCCCAACATCTGGATCGCGCACGCCAAGGTGCCGATCCTGATGCGGAAGAACGTGGAGGGCCTGATCGGGCAGCCCGACTCGAACGAATATATGGAACTGGTGTACTTCAGTAAGTAA
- the murJ gene encoding murein biosynthesis integral membrane protein MurJ, which translates to MTAPDMPAAVSAAPRRPAGASTAGAIARSAGLIALGTVASRVLGLARDVMIAAIFGATAARSAFVIAYSLPFFVQRLFLGGTLSIVFIPAITRVLVQGDRDEIDRVVSSTFTIVLLIGAAMVVVGVVAAPLLVPIAAPGYLHTNPGVLTTAVALTRVMFVSMAFLALSAFATGYLNAHRRFGAPALAPVVFNVVIIATVYLLARRIGIMGVAVSFLLGWAAQFLVQLPEARAVGFRWRFSVDLSHPAVREMGRLAVPAMLGLAVIEINSNVGRFFASYLHPRPGVDYLAVLDYAFQLVQAPVSIFALSIATALFPTMARHAETDHRALRDATSLGLRGVLFTMMPVMAWILIASPLIVRVIFQRGAFGPAATAAVAVGFVGYAVGAVPYAAYYIVTRTFYALHDTRTPVKVGVYMVALNALGDYVLMRWFGHLGIALATSIVAFANVGVLVWILRRRLGRLDGSALASTTIRTGVAALCLTAVMAAVLRGGPHIVSTARLTGALAVLLAATAAGGLVYLGVCRLLGVRELRLLRFNR; encoded by the coding sequence ATGACAGCTCCGGATATGCCCGCGGCCGTATCGGCCGCGCCGCGCCGTCCCGCCGGCGCCTCGACCGCGGGGGCGATCGCGCGGTCGGCGGGACTCATCGCCTTGGGGACCGTCGCCAGCCGCGTGCTCGGTCTTGCCCGCGACGTGATGATCGCCGCGATCTTCGGCGCGACCGCGGCCCGCTCGGCGTTCGTCATCGCCTACTCGCTGCCGTTCTTCGTGCAGCGGCTGTTCCTCGGCGGCACGCTCAGCATCGTCTTCATCCCGGCGATCACGCGGGTGCTGGTGCAGGGCGACCGCGACGAGATCGACCGCGTTGTCTCGAGCACATTCACGATCGTACTGCTGATCGGCGCGGCGATGGTCGTCGTCGGGGTGGTCGCGGCGCCGCTCCTCGTGCCGATCGCCGCTCCGGGCTACCTCCACACGAACCCCGGCGTGCTGACCACCGCCGTCGCGCTGACGCGGGTGATGTTCGTCTCGATGGCGTTTCTCGCGCTGTCGGCGTTCGCGACCGGCTATCTGAACGCGCACCGGCGGTTCGGCGCGCCCGCGCTCGCGCCGGTGGTCTTCAATGTGGTGATCATCGCGACCGTGTACCTGCTGGCGCGGCGGATCGGCATCATGGGCGTCGCGGTCAGCTTCCTCCTGGGGTGGGCGGCGCAGTTCCTGGTGCAGCTGCCGGAGGCGCGCGCGGTCGGCTTCCGCTGGCGGTTCTCGGTCGACCTCTCGCACCCGGCGGTGCGGGAGATGGGCCGGCTCGCCGTGCCCGCGATGCTCGGCCTCGCCGTGATTGAGATCAACTCGAACGTCGGGCGGTTCTTCGCGTCCTACCTGCATCCGCGGCCCGGCGTCGACTATCTCGCGGTGCTGGACTACGCGTTCCAGCTGGTGCAGGCGCCCGTCAGCATCTTCGCGCTGTCGATCGCGACGGCGCTCTTTCCCACGATGGCGCGCCACGCCGAGACCGACCACCGCGCGCTGCGCGACGCCACGTCGCTCGGGCTGCGCGGCGTGCTGTTCACGATGATGCCGGTGATGGCGTGGATCCTGATCGCGAGCCCGCTGATCGTCCGCGTGATCTTCCAGCGCGGGGCCTTCGGACCCGCGGCTACGGCCGCCGTGGCCGTGGGGTTCGTCGGCTACGCGGTCGGCGCGGTGCCGTACGCCGCCTACTACATCGTGACCCGCACGTTCTACGCGCTCCACGACACGCGGACGCCGGTGAAGGTCGGCGTCTACATGGTGGCGCTCAACGCCCTCGGCGACTACGTGTTGATGCGGTGGTTCGGCCATCTCGGTATCGCGCTTGCGACCTCGATCGTCGCGTTTGCCAACGTCGGCGTGCTCGTCTGGATCCTGCGCCGCCGGCTGGGTCGGCTCGACGGCAGCGCTCTCGCCTCGACGACGATCCGCACGGGCGTGGCCGCGCTCTGCCTGACGGCGGTGATGGCCGCCGTGCTGCGGGGGGGGCCCCACATCGTGTCGACCGCCCGACTTACGGGGGCGCTCGCGGTGTTGCTCGCCGCCACGGCGGCCGGCGGTCTCGTCTACCTCGGCGTCTGCCGGCTTCTCGGCGTGCGCGAGCTCCGGCTGCTACGGTTCAACCGCTGA
- a CDS encoding YceI family protein has translation MATVWIRPGLVLLAAIAAGSMLCAAAAPAPAAPALRAAVIPLQAFAIVPGESSVKFDVPDNRGGFSGHTTRVTGRVEVEPAGGDVYAARISAAVDARTITTGIGMRDRAMYATFLQTATYPAITFTGTATAQPGAAVKPFPAEVRGRLVIRDVARETAFTARVLALAAEYTADATATVRMADYGIPYPRAFIFVARDPVTVTLHIVARAP, from the coding sequence ATGGCGACGGTGTGGATCAGACCGGGCCTCGTGCTGCTGGCGGCGATCGCCGCCGGGTCCATGCTGTGCGCCGCGGCGGCCCCGGCTCCGGCGGCTCCGGCCCTGCGCGCTGCGGTCATCCCGCTGCAGGCGTTTGCGATCGTGCCGGGCGAGTCGTCCGTCAAGTTCGACGTCCCGGACAACCGCGGTGGCTTCTCCGGTCACACGACCCGGGTCACCGGCCGCGTCGAGGTGGAACCGGCGGGCGGCGACGTCTACGCGGCGCGGATCTCCGCCGCGGTCGACGCGCGCACCATCACGACCGGGATCGGGATGCGCGACCGCGCGATGTACGCGACCTTCCTCCAGACCGCCACCTATCCCGCGATCACGTTCACGGGCACGGCGACGGCCCAGCCCGGCGCCGCGGTGAAGCCGTTCCCCGCGGAGGTCCGCGGACGGCTCGTGATCCGCGACGTCGCGCGGGAAACCGCGTTCACCGCGCGTGTACTGGCCCTCGCCGCGGAGTACACCGCCGACGCCACGGCGACGGTCCGGATGGCCGACTACGGAATCCCTTACCCGCGTGCGTTCATCTTCGTGGCGCGGGATCCGGTCACCGTCACCCTGCATATCGTCGCCCGCGCGCCCTAA
- a CDS encoding alkaline phosphatase family protein produces MKRVVIVILDGLRRDLVTETLTPSLAAFRTRAEEFRAHRSVFPSATRVVSASVATGCHPARHGLQGNSVALLEDGVFVRHDAGGPDFLQHKRRVTGTSLSVPTMTERVEHHGGAITFSNASPGAAYAQDPDGHGFLYNRAGSFEPGRAPVAPADELRVTGDLAGDRAMTERFVGEVLLERRPALAVLWLHEPDHVQHALPLGSPAHRETVRQADAHAGVVIAAVDRLRAAGDDVLFVVGSDHGHQSVTGVIDVDAELVAAGLKESRASSDVVPVSSGTSTLIYVHPDHRARIPAVHDFLSSCGWAGGVFAPDRLSEVGQAPVGGLAFAVSMRAEDRPNEFGVPGLSLEALPLAGKSEHLGFGQHGGLATYEQSPFLMIAGPGFQPGAAARGPTSVVDIAPTALRHLDLPVAGMDGHPLQRAGGRASDEFPPADATRT; encoded by the coding sequence ATGAAGCGTGTCGTCATCGTCATTCTCGACGGCCTCCGGCGGGACCTCGTCACCGAGACGCTCACGCCGTCGCTTGCGGCGTTCCGGACGCGGGCCGAGGAGTTTCGGGCCCACCGGTCGGTCTTTCCGTCGGCGACCCGCGTTGTGTCGGCCAGCGTCGCCACGGGGTGCCACCCGGCGCGCCACGGCCTGCAGGGCAATTCCGTCGCGCTGCTCGAGGACGGCGTGTTCGTCCGCCACGACGCCGGCGGTCCCGATTTTCTCCAGCACAAGCGCCGCGTGACGGGCACGTCCCTCTCGGTGCCGACGATGACGGAGCGCGTCGAGCATCACGGCGGCGCGATCACGTTCAGCAACGCGTCGCCGGGGGCCGCCTACGCCCAAGATCCGGACGGCCACGGCTTTCTCTACAACCGGGCGGGTTCGTTCGAGCCGGGCCGCGCGCCGGTGGCGCCGGCCGACGAGCTGCGGGTAACCGGCGACCTCGCGGGCGACCGGGCGATGACGGAGCGATTCGTCGGCGAGGTGCTGCTCGAGCGGCGCCCGGCGCTGGCCGTGCTGTGGCTGCATGAACCCGATCACGTGCAGCACGCCCTGCCGCTCGGCTCGCCGGCGCATCGCGAGACGGTGCGGCAGGCCGACGCCCATGCCGGCGTCGTCATCGCGGCGGTGGACCGCCTTCGCGCCGCGGGCGACGACGTGCTCTTCGTTGTCGGCTCGGACCACGGGCATCAGAGCGTCACGGGCGTGATCGACGTCGACGCGGAACTCGTCGCGGCAGGGCTCAAAGAGAGTCGCGCCTCAAGCGACGTCGTACCGGTCTCGAGCGGCACCTCCACGCTCATCTACGTGCACCCCGATCACCGCGCCCGGATTCCGGCGGTCCACGACTTCCTTTCGTCATGTGGATGGGCGGGCGGCGTCTTTGCGCCCGACCGCCTGTCGGAGGTCGGTCAGGCGCCTGTCGGCGGACTGGCCTTTGCCGTGTCGATGCGCGCCGAAGACCGGCCCAACGAGTTCGGCGTCCCGGGGCTGAGTCTCGAGGCGCTGCCGCTCGCCGGCAAGTCGGAACATCTCGGCTTTGGCCAGCACGGCGGATTGGCCACGTACGAACAGTCGCCGTTCTTGATGATCGCCGGGCCGGGATTTCAGCCCGGCGCCGCCGCCCGCGGGCCGACGTCGGTTGTGGACATCGCGCCGACGGCGCTCCGCCATCTCGATCTCCCGGTTGCCGGCATGGACGGGCACCCGCTCCAGCGTGCCGGCGGCCGTGCGTCCGACGAGTTTCCACCCGCGGACGCCACGCGCACCTGA
- the thrS gene encoding threonine--tRNA ligase produces MAERTSAIGREGGHGWGEQITLRLPGGAARTFPRGVSLAEVAAREPGARAVLAAKVDGDVRDLTARLDRDASVEWLTFAEPAGREVYWHSTSHLLAQAVRELFPEAKLAIGPPIEDGFYYDFDIGRTFTPEDLDRIETKMRELAARNQPIERIAVPRAEAARLFRDRDDVYKSELLEGIADDPVSFYRQNGFQDMCRGPHLPATGLIKAVKLLSTSGAYWRGDERRPMLQRIYGISFPEQAALDDYLARVEEAKRRDHRKLGRELGLFASVQEVGQGLPLWLPRGATVRRLLERYIIDLEESLGYAHVHTPDLANVELYKISGHWDHYRENMYPPMKVDNEELVLRPMNCPHHIMVFKQGRHSYRELPVRIAELGTMYRYERSGVLTGLARVRAMTLNDAHIFCRPDQLMDEFMAVVRLIQRVYADLGLHPFWYRVSLRDPHDRQNFVQNDAMWESAEGQLRRAMQALGLEYVEAPGEASFYGPKLDVQVPNVMGKDETISTVQIDFYLPERFGLEYIGEDSQPHRPVMIHRGVISTLERMMAFLIEQYAGAFPLWLAPEQVRVLPIADRHLAYARRIADALRGGGLRVEVDASSERTGHKIREAQLMKIPYMLVVGDREEAQNAVAVRSRAKGDEGTQPLEAFARRVGAEAAARAHQPAS; encoded by the coding sequence ATGGCCGAACGGACGTCGGCAATAGGCCGCGAAGGCGGCCACGGCTGGGGTGAGCAGATCACGCTGCGCCTGCCGGGCGGGGCGGCGCGGACCTTTCCTCGCGGCGTCAGCTTGGCCGAGGTGGCGGCCCGCGAGCCGGGCGCGCGGGCCGTGCTGGCCGCCAAGGTCGACGGGGACGTCCGCGATCTCACCGCGCGTCTCGACCGCGACGCGTCGGTCGAGTGGCTGACTTTCGCGGAGCCCGCCGGCCGCGAGGTCTACTGGCACAGCACGTCGCACCTCCTCGCCCAGGCCGTACGGGAGCTCTTCCCAGAGGCGAAGCTCGCGATCGGACCGCCGATCGAGGACGGCTTTTACTACGATTTCGACATCGGCCGCACGTTCACGCCCGAGGATCTCGACCGGATCGAGACCAAGATGCGGGAGCTGGCCGCGCGCAACCAGCCGATCGAGCGGATCGCCGTCCCGCGCGCGGAGGCGGCGCGGCTGTTCCGGGACCGCGACGACGTCTACAAGAGCGAGCTGCTCGAGGGCATCGCGGACGATCCGGTGAGCTTCTACCGGCAGAACGGGTTTCAAGACATGTGCCGGGGCCCGCACCTGCCGGCAACGGGCCTCATCAAGGCGGTCAAGCTGCTCAGCACGTCGGGGGCGTACTGGCGCGGCGACGAGCGCCGGCCGATGCTGCAGCGGATCTACGGCATTTCGTTTCCCGAGCAGGCCGCGCTCGACGACTACCTCGCGCGCGTGGAGGAGGCCAAGCGCCGCGACCACCGCAAGCTCGGCCGGGAGCTGGGCCTCTTCGCGTCCGTGCAGGAAGTGGGACAGGGCCTGCCGCTGTGGCTGCCGCGCGGCGCGACGGTGCGCCGGCTGCTGGAACGCTACATCATCGACCTGGAAGAGAGCCTCGGCTACGCCCACGTGCACACGCCCGACCTCGCGAACGTCGAACTGTACAAGATCAGCGGGCACTGGGATCACTATCGCGAGAACATGTACCCGCCGATGAAGGTCGACAACGAAGAGCTCGTGCTGCGCCCGATGAACTGTCCGCACCACATCATGGTGTTCAAGCAGGGCCGGCACAGCTACCGCGAGCTGCCGGTGCGGATCGCCGAGCTCGGCACGATGTACCGGTATGAGCGGTCCGGGGTGCTGACGGGGCTTGCGCGCGTGCGCGCGATGACGCTGAACGACGCGCACATCTTCTGCCGTCCCGACCAGCTGATGGACGAGTTCATGGCCGTGGTGCGGCTGATCCAGCGCGTGTACGCCGACCTCGGCCTGCATCCGTTCTGGTATCGGGTGTCGCTCCGGGATCCCCACGACCGCCAGAATTTCGTGCAGAACGACGCGATGTGGGAATCCGCCGAAGGGCAGTTGCGCCGGGCGATGCAGGCGCTCGGCCTCGAGTACGTGGAGGCACCGGGCGAGGCGTCGTTCTACGGCCCCAAGCTCGACGTGCAGGTGCCCAACGTGATGGGCAAGGACGAGACGATCTCGACGGTGCAAATCGACTTCTACCTGCCCGAGCGGTTCGGCCTGGAATACATCGGCGAGGACAGCCAGCCGCACCGGCCGGTGATGATCCACCGCGGCGTCATCAGCACGCTCGAGCGGATGATGGCGTTCCTGATCGAGCAGTACGCGGGCGCCTTCCCGCTCTGGCTCGCGCCGGAGCAGGTGCGCGTGCTCCCGATCGCCGACCGGCATCTCGCCTACGCGCGCCGGATCGCCGACGCGCTGCGCGGCGGGGGCCTTCGAGTCGAGGTGGACGCGAGCAGCGAGCGCACCGGCCACAAGATCCGCGAGGCGCAGCTGATGAAGATTCCGTACATGCTCGTCGTCGGCGACCGCGAGGAGGCGCAGAACGCCGTCGCGGTGCGCAGCCGCGCCAAGGGCGACGAAGGCACGCAGCCGCTCGAGGCGTTCGCCCGGCGGGTCGGTGCGGAGGCCGCCGCGCGCGCGCACCAGCCGGCGTCTTAG
- the holA gene encoding DNA polymerase III subunit delta — protein MSAPAPSVYLLVGEEDVRAEAALRAILRDVVPEEERSLNLDVLDAGGVPIQDVITRVETLPFFGARRAVVFNVRSPESWRAAEQDALADYLSRGSPPSVLIVVAPHLDKRRRLTGVLERTAQVIRCDPIAPEEAPAWLAARARESGKTITPEAAAQLVELAGSGLRALGLEVAKLAAYTGDRTTITADDVREVVSHVAAQATIFEMMDAVGHRRPDDAFRLLDALIALGEPPLRILYMLEDQVRMLARVQELVDRGVRGRADVQKALGSRAWRYRDYQKQVQAFGRVDVEPLLGLLLETDGAIKTGQMAPRLALETLIVRMSAI, from the coding sequence ATGAGCGCGCCCGCGCCGTCCGTCTATCTCCTCGTCGGCGAAGAGGACGTGCGCGCGGAGGCGGCGCTGCGCGCGATCCTGCGCGACGTCGTGCCGGAAGAGGAGCGCAGCCTCAACCTCGATGTGCTCGACGCCGGGGGCGTGCCGATCCAGGACGTCATCACGAGGGTCGAAACCCTGCCGTTCTTCGGTGCGCGGCGCGCCGTCGTGTTCAACGTGCGGAGTCCGGAATCGTGGCGCGCCGCTGAGCAGGACGCGCTCGCGGACTACCTGAGCCGGGGTTCGCCTCCGTCCGTGCTGATCGTCGTCGCGCCGCACCTCGACAAGCGGCGCCGCCTCACCGGGGTGCTCGAGCGAACGGCGCAGGTGATCCGCTGCGACCCGATCGCTCCGGAAGAGGCGCCGGCCTGGCTTGCCGCGCGCGCCCGCGAGTCCGGCAAGACGATCACGCCGGAGGCGGCGGCGCAGCTGGTCGAGCTGGCCGGCAGCGGCCTGCGCGCGCTCGGCCTCGAGGTGGCCAAGCTGGCCGCCTACACCGGGGACCGCACGACGATCACCGCGGATGACGTGCGCGAAGTCGTGAGCCACGTCGCGGCGCAGGCGACGATCTTCGAGATGATGGACGCGGTCGGCCACCGGCGGCCGGACGACGCGTTCCGCCTGCTCGACGCCCTGATCGCGCTCGGGGAGCCGCCGCTGCGCATCCTGTATATGTTGGAAGACCAGGTGCGCATGCTGGCGCGGGTGCAGGAACTCGTCGACCGCGGCGTCCGCGGCCGCGCCGACGTGCAGAAGGCCCTCGGTTCGCGGGCCTGGCGATACCGCGACTATCAGAAGCAGGTCCAGGCGTTCGGACGGGTCGACGTGGAGCCCCTGCTTGGGTTGCTGCTCGAAACCGACGGGGCGATCAAGACGGGGCAGATGGCGCCGCGGCTTGCGCTCGAGACGCTGATCGTTCGCATGAGCGCGATCTAA